The Acidobacteriota bacterium genome window below encodes:
- a CDS encoding transposase, which yields MGKRQRRRFTDEYKAEAVRLVREGGMTVSQAARDLDLTESSLRNWVKQAEVDDGAGRPGAATSAELEELRRLRRENRQLRMEREILKKATAFFAKENA from the coding sequence ATGGGAAAGCGACAGAGACGACGGTTCACGGATGAGTACAAGGCCGAGGCGGTGCGCCTGGTCCGCGAGGGAGGGATGACGGTGTCCCAGGCGGCCCGAGATCTGGATTTGACCGAATCCTCGCTGCGCAACTGGGTCAAGCAAGCCGAGGTCGATGACGGTGCCGGCCGCCCTGGAGCCGCCACCAGCGCCGAGCTCGAGGAGCTGCGGCGGCTGCGGCGGGAGAACCGCCAGCTGCGCATGGAACGAGAAATCCTAAAAAAAGCGACGGCCTTCTTCGCGAAGGAAAACGCATGA